A window of the Mesotoga prima MesG1.Ag.4.2 genome harbors these coding sequences:
- a CDS encoding ABC transporter ATP-binding protein codes for MSLSVDGLRVYYQTLKGDIKALDGVSFDLRDGEIAGIAGESGCGKSTLSNSLIMLRLPMKLVEGSASLDGSPLPIGDQRKMNDFRYKRISIIPQYAMNALNPTVKLKRLISDLLACHGVGYEKTLPELNRRLDLVGLDSSVLKMYPVELSGGMKQRAVMVISTLLNPSLLIADEVTSALDVSTQRAVAEMIVEFRDKGFVKSIIFVTHDISILYQIADSILIMYAGKLVERAATEVIIKRPVHPYTKMLISSLPEVGVHYTDKRLKGIPGKPPQLLSPPRGCRFKDRCPIAFEKCEEEPPMVEIEPSHWVACWGVN; via the coding sequence ATGTCTCTAAGCGTGGATGGCCTTAGAGTCTATTACCAGACTCTTAAGGGAGATATAAAGGCACTGGACGGTGTGAGCTTCGATCTTCGTGATGGGGAGATCGCAGGAATTGCCGGAGAATCGGGCTGTGGAAAGTCGACTCTCAGCAACTCCCTCATAATGCTTCGCCTCCCGATGAAACTCGTGGAAGGCAGTGCCTCTCTTGACGGAAGCCCTCTTCCAATCGGCGATCAAAGAAAGATGAACGACTTCAGATACAAGAGAATCTCGATAATCCCTCAGTATGCTATGAACGCCTTGAATCCCACCGTGAAGCTCAAGAGACTCATCTCAGATCTTCTCGCCTGTCACGGCGTGGGTTACGAAAAAACTCTCCCCGAACTCAACAGGAGGCTGGATCTCGTGGGTCTGGATAGTTCGGTCCTGAAGATGTATCCCGTGGAACTGTCGGGCGGAATGAAGCAGAGGGCCGTAATGGTTATCTCGACGCTTCTGAATCCCTCTCTGCTGATAGCCGACGAGGTCACATCGGCCCTGGATGTCTCGACTCAGCGAGCAGTGGCCGAGATGATCGTGGAGTTCAGGGACAAGGGTTTCGTCAAAAGCATCATCTTCGTTACCCATGACATCTCGATCCTCTACCAGATAGCCGATTCTATTCTTATAATGTACGCGGGTAAGCTTGTCGAGCGGGCCGCCACGGAAGTGATAATAAAAAGGCCCGTCCATCCCTACACGAAGATGCTTATCTCGTCTCTGCCGGAGGTCGGCGTTCACTACACAGATAAGAGACTGAAAGGGATCCCTGGAAAACCCCCTCAACTCCTCTCGCCCCCGCGGGGCTGCAGATTCAAGGACAGATGTCCCATCGCCTTCGAAAAGTGCGAAGAGGAACCGCCCATGGTTGAAATTGAGCCTTCACACTGGGTGGCCTGCTGGGGAGTGAACTAG